A region from the Chionomys nivalis chromosome 22, mChiNiv1.1, whole genome shotgun sequence genome encodes:
- the LOC130864493 gene encoding olfactory receptor 1N1-like: MDNQSSISEFYLRGISGFPEQRWLLYGIFLCMYLVTLTGNVLIILAIGSDTHLHTPMYFFLANLSFADMGLISSTVTKMLFNAQTQHHTISYTGCLIQMYFFLMFGDLDSFFLAVMAYDRYVAICRPLHYSTTMDTQFCALMLALCWVLTNVVALTHTLLMARLSFCVVGEIAHFFCDLIPVLKLSCSDTYVNELMISVLGGTVLMVPFLCIVISYVHIVFAILRVRTPGGGTKAFSTCSSHLCVVCFFYGTLFSAYLCPPSIVSVEKDIVAAAMYTVVTPMLNPFIYSLRNKDMKGALRKLLCQRQIFSS; encoded by the coding sequence ATGGACAACCAATCCAGCATCTCGGAGTTTTACCTGCGAGGAATATCAGGGTTTCCAGAGCAACGGTGGCTACTCTATGGGATTTTCCTGTGTATGTATCTTGTCACCTTGACTGGGAATGTGCTCATTATCCTGGCCATTGGCTCTGACACACACCTCCACACTCCTATGTACTTCTTTTTGGCCAACCTGTCCTTTGCTGACATGGGTTTAATATCATCTACAGTTACCAAGATGTTGTTTAATGCTCAGACTCAGCACCATACCATCTCCTATACTGGCTGTCTCATTCAGATGTATTTCTTCCTGATGTTTGGTGATCTGGACAGCTTCTTCCTCGCtgtgatggcctatgaccgctatgtggccatctgtcgCCCTCTCCATTATTCCACAACCATGGATACGCAGTTCTGTGCCCTGATGCTTGCCCTGTGCTGGGTCCTCACCAACGTAGTTGCTCTGACCCACACTCTCCTCATGGCTCGACTGTCTTTCTGTGTTGTTGGGGAAATAGCTCACTTTTTCTGTGACCTTATTCCTGTTCTGAAGCTATCATGCTCTGACACATATGTCAATGAGCTAATGATTTCTGTCTTAGGAGGCACAGTGCTTATGGTCCCCTTTCTGTGCATTGTCATCTCCTATGTCCATATTGTATTTGCCATCCTGAGGGTTAGAACTCCTGGTGGGGGTACAAAGGCTTTTTCTACCTGTAGTTCCCACCTCTGTGTTGTCTGTTTTTTCTATGGGACATTGTTCAGTGCCTACTTGTGCCCACCTTCTATAGTCTCGGTAGAAAAGGACATTGTAGCTGCTGCAATGTATACAGTGGTGACTCCCATGTTGAACCCCTTCATCTATAGCCTaaggaacaaggacatgaaaggGGCTCTAAGGAAGCTCCTCTGTCAGAGACAAATTttctcttcctaa